The proteins below are encoded in one region of Labeo rohita strain BAU-BD-2019 chromosome 15, IGBB_LRoh.1.0, whole genome shotgun sequence:
- the LOC127177018 gene encoding NACHT, LRR and PYD domains-containing protein 3-like isoform X2, whose translation MDDTQTSSDGDFCPGISSVKQNGTGSPEPMYVSMKSYQSMDPLCFNDGNKCSPVHHKGTESAEPSYVSMQSNQSMDPPQRFNDGNTKSGCKYSLVQHKRTGSPEPSCVSVKSNQSMDPPLRFNDGNTRSGCRYSSVQHKRAGSPEPSCVSMKSNQSMDPPQRFNDGNTRSHGRYSSVQHKRTGSPEPSCVSMKSNQSMDPPQRFNDGNTSPGSRKRRHNMRESLFQLPKPSHVHVKRDHLVNYQICFSGGNTGRRHEVLNTFRSNLKNKFECLYEGTAKEGNPTLLNEIYTELYITESESREISNEHEARQIETQSRRAATEDTPIKCNDIFRPLPGQDKPIRTVLTKGVAGIGKTVSVQKFILDWAEGKENQDVQLIFPLPFRELNLMKDKTLSLSDLLHVFFPETKEMVISSGKYKVLFIFDGLDECRLSLDFQSNVRLCDVSDSASVDVLLTNLIVGNLLPSALIWITSRPATADHVPSECVHRVTEVRGFSEPQKEEYFRKRISDQSLADRIISHLKSSRSLYIMCHIPVFCWISATVLEKMLSQAKSGEIPKTLTQMYTHFLMAQMNIKDTKYNEKKDMDKKMIFKLGKLAYKQLEKGNVIFYEEDLRECGIDVTEASVYSGLCTQIFREEFGLYQGKVFCFVHLSIQEHLAALYVHLSCTIHNRNVFDQINKHSLFSKIKHWFQPKSSKHVSLSELHHRAVDKALQSKNGHLDFFLRFLLGLSLESHQILLQGLMTLTRSSSDSNEETVEYVKKKIRSSRSPEKFINLFHCLNELGDRSLVEEIQQYMRSGTIKEVKLSSSQWSAVAFVLLTSEKELDVFDLKTFVVGSNKAENMKVFQKLLPVIKESRSVHISDCGLTDEGCAALASALRPNPSHLRELDLSWNKLGSSGVALLCSVLKNPHCKLEKLWLWECGVTAEGCAALASFLSSNPSHLRELVLSWNNLRDLGVRLLCTGLKDPHCKLEKLWLRECGVTEEGCAALASALRSNPSHLKHLSLSENNLACSAVRLLSDLKDNPHYKLVELYY comes from the exons TTTAGTCCAGCATAAAAGAACAGGATCACcagagcccagctgtgtgtctgtgaagagcAATCAGTCTATGGATCCACCACTACGTTTTAATGATGGAAACACAAGATCTGGCTGCAGATACAG TTCAGTCCAGCATAAGAGAGCAGGATCACcagagcccagctgtgtgtctatgaagagcaATCAGTCTATGGATCCACCACAACGATTTAATGATGGAAACACAAGATCTCACGGCAGATACAG TTCAGTCCAGCATAAAAGAACAGGGTCACcagagcccagctgtgtgtctatgaagagcaATCAGTCTATGGATCCACCACAACGTTTTAATGATGGAAACACATCACCTGGCAGCAG AAAGAGAAGACACAACATGAGGGAGAGTCTCTTCCAGTTACCAAAACCCAGCCATGTGCATGTGAAAAGGGACCATTTGGTGAATTACCAAATATgtttcagtggtggaaacactGGCCGCCG ccATGAAGTTCTCAACACATTTAGATCAAATCTGAAGAATAAGTTTGAGTGTCTGTATGAGGGAACAGCAAAGGAGGGAAACCCAACACTCctgaatgagatctacacagagctctacatcacagagagtgagagtAGAGAGATCAGTAATGAGCATGAGGCAAGACAGATTGAGACACAATCCAGGAGAGCAGCAACAGAGGACACACCgatcaaatgcaatgacatctttagacCTTTACCTGGACAGGACAAACccatcagaactgtgctgacaaagggagtcgctggcattggaaaaacagtctctgtgcagaagttcatcctggactgggctgaagggaAAGAAAATCAGGATGTCCAgctcatatttccacttcctttcagagAACTCAATCTGATGAAGGACAAAACACTCAGTCTTTCAGATCttcttcatgtcttttttcctgaaacaaaagaaatggtaaTATCCAGTGGCAAATATAAagtgttgttcatctttgatggtctggacgAGTGTCGTCTGTCTCTGGATTTTCAGAGCAATGTGAGGTTGTGTGATGTAAGTGATTCAGCATCAGTGGACGTGCTGCTGACAAACCTCATTGTGGggaatctgcttccctctgctctcatctggatcacctccagaccagcaacaGCTGATCACGTCCCCTCTGAGTGTGTCCATCGAGTGACAGAGGTACGAGGCTTCAGTGAGccacagaaggaggaatacttcaggaagagaatcagtgatcagAGTCTGGCAGATAGAATCATCTCACACCTGAAGTCATCAAGGAGCctctacatcatgtgccacatcccagtgttctgctggatctcagccactgtTCTAGAGAAGATGTTGAGTCAAGCAAAAAGTGGAgagattcccaagactctcactcaaatgtacacacacttcctgatGGCACAGATGAACATCAAAGACACAAAGTACAACGAGAAGAAGGACATGGACAAAAAGATGATTTTCAAACTAGGTAAACTGGCATACAAACAACTGGAAAAAGGCAATGTGATCTTCTATGAGGAAGATCTGAGagagtgtggcattgatgtgacagaagcatcagtgtactcaggattgtgcactcagatcttcagagaggagTTTGGATTGTATCAGGGGAAAGTCTTTTGCTTTGTTCATCTAAGCATTCAGGAACATTTAGCAGCTCTATATGTGCACCTCTCCTGTACAATCCACAACAGAAATGTGTTTGACCAAATCAACAAACATAGtttgttttctaaaattaaGCACTGGTTTCAACCAAAATCATCAAAACACGTTTCATTATCCGAGTTGCATCACAGAGCTGTGGATAAGGCACTACAGAGTAAAAATGGACATCTGGACTTTTTCCTGCGGTTTCTACTGGGTTTGTCACTGGAGTCTCATCAGATTCTCCTACAAGGACTAATGACACTAACAAGAAGCAGCTCTGACAGCAATGAGGAAACAGTTGAGTATGTCAAGAAGAAGATCAGGAGCAGTCGCTCTCCAGAAAAATTTATCAATCTGTtccactgtctgaatgaactgggtgACCGTTCACTAGTGGAGGAAATACAACAGTATATGAGATCTGGAACAATAAAGGAAGTCAAACTGTCTTCATCTCAGTGGTCAGCTGTAGCTTTTGTGTTGCTGACATCAGAGAAGGAGCTGGATGTGTTTGATCTCAAGACATTTGTTGTAGGAAgcaataaagctgaaaatatgAAAGTTTTTCAGAAGCTGCTGCCTGTGATTAAAGAATCCAGATCAGTTCA CATAAGTGATTGTGGtctcacagatgaaggttgtgctgctctggcttcagctttGAGACCAAACCCCTCACAtctgagagaactggatctgtCTTGGAATAAACTAGGAAGTTCTGGCGTGGCGCTTCTCTGTTCTGTACTTAAGAatcctcactgtaaactggagaaactgTG GTTGTGGGAATGTGGTGTCACAgctgaaggttgtgctgctctggcttctTTTCTGAgctcaaacccctcacacctgagagaactggttCTGTCTTGGAATAATCTACGAGATTTGGGTGTGAGGCTTCTCTGTACTGGACTTAAAGatcctcactgtaaactggagaaactgTG GTTAAGAGAATGTGGTGTCACAGaagaaggttgtgctgctctggcgtCAGCTCTGAggtcaaacccctcacacctgaaaCATCTTAGTTTGTCTGAGAATAACCTAGCATGTTCTGCAGTGCGGTTACTTTCTGACCTAAAGGATAATCCACATTATAAACTGGTGGAACTATACTATT GA